TGATAGATGACATGTGCATTAATCATGAGGCCGGGGACACAAATGCAGAGCAGGGGCGTCTACAGAGTATGGTGGATTTAAGAAAACTAGCAAAGtcaagggggtgggggggatcagGGTTTGGCGTCAAGGTGAAATCCTGAATCCATAACTGACAGGAAAAGAAGTTTGGAACTGTGAGAATCACTGTGCTGGCAAGCTAATGAAGCAGTCAGGATGGAAGGATATGGAGCCAATTGATTCAATTAGTGTTGGACTCACCTCAGCAACGCAAGAAGGCCGATGCTGCCTGAGCTGCCACGGCAACCACTGACAAATCCCTGTGTAGTGTGGAGCCAAGCGCCATGGCCAGCAGTACCTCTATCAAgtctagacacacacacacacacacacacacacaccttctgtcCCACATGGCAGGTACAGAGTTCAACTGTCAGCATCTTTTGGCACATTTAACACATCCATCATGTAAGTGACTGCTAAAGAAACACAGTCTGATCAGTTGATCACCTGAACCAGACAATGACgtacacaggtgtgtgtgcgtttgctgATTTTCATGATCATCCTGCTGCATCCAAATATCAATATAGGAGAAAGATTATCAACCAAATCAGGCTGAAAGGTCCGACGCATCGAAACTGCGACCCCAGACCCTCCTGGACAATTATGCCAGTCACATCTGACTTATACAAACCTTCACTTTATGTTTCAGAAGTGCCACAAAAACCATTTTACTGCGCTTTGTAGCCGCTCGGGCGCAAATCTGAAGGGTTTAGACACACACCTGGTTTCACGGTCTTCATGCGGACGGGCTCCCGGAAGTGTCGGATGACAGCCAGGGTGTCTCGGTTGGTGAGTCCGCTCACCGGAGTGCCGttcacctccagcagcacatCCCCGCTGCTGGGCAACCTCCCGGCGTGACAGACCAACGCCTCCGAAACTACGTGTCCGACGTGGGGGAACTCTCCGTGCTCAGCGCCGCCTCGAACCTCGAGCACCGCGATCAGCTCCCCGGAACCCCCCCACGACACGGTGCATTCCTGGATTTTGGCGGACcagtgcttcttcttcttcagtgttTTGGACATTGTTGCTGTGACAAACCACCGAAACTAAGTCCAAATGTCCGTTTAAGAGCTACTCGCTTCCTAAGACAGAAGGACGCACGGGGAAGTCATGCCGGATAAATAAGTTAAGACTCCCCGCTGGTGCTGCGCTCCGTTCCCGGTAAATTAAGACCTGCTttcagctcgatttccttcatTTGGTCGTAGATCCTTCCATCGAAAGAGGCGAGCATCACCTGTCTGCGGCTGGGATGCGAGGCCAGCTGCGTCAGTGCCGCATTGAAGCGGTTCTGATGCTGCGGCGCCGCGCTCCTACAGTTCGCTCCACGGAAACAACTTTGAGCACAGGACGCAGCAGAATCCCCGATCCTGCGCACAAACCCGGCAGGTCACGCCGGAAAAACAAATATCCCGTCTGTGCACAGCAAAGAAGTCCGAAAGAAAACTCAAAAGTGGTTTCGCGAGCAGGTTAACCCGAGCACGGGTGCTCCCGGTGACGGTGGTCCGTGCAACACTGACCGAAGAACAACTTTCCGGCGCGCACCTGTCCTCcgctcctgccctcctccatCGGCAGTGACATCAGCGAGACAGTCCTTCCTTAGAGACGGAAAAACATACGTGACCCTCCTCGAAACCGGGAAACTATGCGCTCCTCCAACCGGCAAACTCCGCTTCTCCTTTTACTTCCGGGCTCTCTGTGCTCGTCCGTCTCTTCCGAAACGCTCTGCGGGCTTTTTCCAACCCAAAAACTACGTAACAACACAAAACATACGTGATCCGACGAGGCTCCGCTCCATAACTTTTTTTCCCTATCTTTTCCGTGTTGATATCGGATTGCTGAGGGTTTTGTCCAATCAGAAGCTGGGGGCTGGACCAACAACATCCGTTTTCAACCAATGGCGTTCACGGGGAGGCGGGTCCTCGTCAGCTGGGAAGCGCTGGATTTAGTTTCCGTGCTGTGTTTAGGAAGGCGGAGTCGCGCCTGGGGTTCTTTTTTACGCGGGAACTCTGCAGACGTTTGTGGACTTTGTGTAATGCGTAGTTTATCACGTGGCTTGACGTTTTATTGACGTGGTTTGACACTTTTATTGAAATACAGGACAAGGAAAACACGACCGGAATGGCAAATTTCCTGTGCAACAGGAATGGGTTGTGAGGGCGATTGTAGGGAGTTTCTTATACAAGTCTGCCCCCTGGCGGCCACCTTCAGCTCTGTATCCCGGGCGAACGCCAGCAACGCATGTTGCGTGAATGAGTCTGAATATATTGTGAAAGGTTGCTAAAAGTAAACTATCTAATAACcattatattaaaaatatatatttaaaaatggacaAATATTTGCAGGATGCTGTATCGTTTGGGTCTAAATATCTAACTCTATTAATAATGGGTGGAGCAGATCTAAAgggaatatttaaatattttctatACTGTTATGTAAACTTCCTACCTATTTACTGAGCATATCTGTTCATGTTAGTTTGCAAGTGGAATTCCAAACACATGCAAGCTGGACACGTGCCACTGTTATCATTTCTGGGGATATGTTAATAATTAACTTGAAGTCACCTTTCCAGCCTCTCGGTCAACAACCGTTCAGAAACAAAGTTGAGCCCTTTCTCAAATTAGTGGGAACACAAAGTGGTTTTTCAGCAGCCTTGCTCCCGTTAATGGTGATATTAGAAGGTTTGGAAATATGTGTTCACTTACAGGCGTCAGGTAGGACGGATATCTGGCAACTTCATGTCATGAACTGCTCTTTTAAGCACCTCAGATGTCAGCCTTCACAGAGATCTGTTTTCCTcatgatttcttttaaaattggTCTGTTATGATCTCACACTGTGAAAAATGGCCGCTGATCCTCGTGGATGTGGCAACAATACTTTGCTGTCCTGCTGTAAGTTGCATGCTGCATGTTTCCTGCATGTTGTGTCCCAAACTTGTCCACCCCTGCTCACACTAGCCAGCTCACTCTGTTGCTCTTTGGTCAGATGAAGAATCCTCACGTCCACTGGCTGTAATTGTCATCCCGTGTCTGTTGACTCTGGGCACAGTTTTAGTTGTGGCTCTGATTTTCTACAGTCTTCACAAGAACAAAGAAAGAGTTCGGAGCGCCGCGGCAAATTTTAGGAATGGTAGGATCAACTTTTACTGTGAACTGCATAACATAATGTAGCAATTCTATAAAGCATATTTTACAAAGCtggttttttttagctgtaATTTACTATTGACATCAATAATGTTGTGGTATGTGGGCAAAGCTACTCAGATAATGTTACAGCTACATTTTTGCCTCATTGTGCTGTCTCACACTTCTTAAATCAGTAAATCACGTGAACAGAAGATTACAGAAGAATTACGCAAACAATATTTTAACAGATCAACGGGCTGCATCCATGACTGAGGCTGGTTCAGGCATATTAAAGTCCCAGGCACTTCTGCAGTCCTGGGAAATCCCTGAAGAGTGTGTGATTGAGGGGCTAGAGTTCTGGAAGACGGGTCACTACGGCCCCATCTGTAAAGGTCAGCTGAAGAACAGGAATGGATCCTCCTCAGCTGTGGTGGTCAAATCCCTCAGAGGTACAACCTGAAACATATATGCAAAACGACACCTTTAAAATGGAGTATTGGTCTGTGGTATTATGTACTTTGTGCAGTAAACAATAGAAGTAACCCAAAAGTTACATGTATGAGGAAAACATAATATTTAAAGGAATTTCTTTTCATGCAGTTTCTGCAGTTTGTGTCTCATTGTTCTCTCTACTTCAGACAACAGTGACCAGTGTGAGGTGCAGGAGTTTGTAGACTGGATCCTCTTCCACGCCACAGTGTGTAAACATGAGAATGTGGTCCAGATGTTGTTCTGTCAGACCAAGGCTCAGCCCTTCTCACTGATCTTAGACGCTTACAGCCCCGGAAACCTGCTGAGCTTCCTCTGGATGCTCAGAAACGTAAGACTGGTGCGATAGCTTCTATTTAAATCCACACAAGATGCAGACAACAAACAAGCTCGGGGCAAAGGAGCAGAAATCTGCCCCCCTATGATTGTGCTCTGACCTCTTGTGGCCACAATCAGAATTACAACAAGGCGGAACAGGCATGTGATGGTCGGAGCCTCAAACTCCTACAATCAGCTCCGTTTCAAGAATGTTCTTTTGTTCAGGGGGAATCTGAAGACCCTCTGCTGCACTTCTCTGAGAGGTCAGTGTTTCTGGTGGCAAGGCAGGTTGCAGCTGGCCTGGTAAGCATCTGGCTAAAATGGGTTTGGTTTGCAAAAACCCATTAGAAATGAAATTAGAATCAGATTACAGATTCTGCTGTTCCCCTCTCAGGATCACCTGATGTCAGACCACAGGCTGGTTCACGGTGATGTGGCTGCCAGGAACATTTTGATTGGCCCAGACCTCTCAGCCCGGGTCGCTGGGCTGGGTCTGGCCTTCGGGGCTCGGAACCCTGGTTCTGCCGCCCGGCGGAGGGCAGCAGAGGTGCCACTGAAATGGCAGGCGCCAGAGAGGATCATGATGCAGCTGAGCATTGACAGGAGCGACGTGTGAGGatgagataaacacacacacacacacacacacacacacacacacacacacacacacacagacagagctgctgtttaaatatgaactgtttttgttgtttttgaaggTGGTCGTTTGGAATCTTACTGTACGAACTGATTACTTTGGGTAAAGTTGACTTTGACCAGACTCACATTTCTTCCTTCGGTCCAGTTTATGAAAAGACTTTAAGAAGTTTGAGATACTTCCTGTGGGAATTCTGAGCCTCCGTGTGTTTGCGTCAGGCTCTGCTCCGTACCCTGAGCTGGACCCTCAGTCGGTGCTGCCGAAGCTCCAGAGGTCCTATAGGATGAAGAGACCGTACGACTGCGGGGGCCCGTTGTAAGACCACACCAAACGCTGGTGTCATGCTGGTGCTGAATCTACCTGAGCTGTGAGTGTAGAAACGAACTGCTTCTCTTTTTAAGGTACGATCTGATGAGATACTGCTGGATGTGGAGTTTTAAAGACCGGCCGGCCTTCTCCGCCATCATAAAGCTCCTGGACTCTTCGCTGCATTTGGCGGCTACTGAAGCCATTTGTGCTCCAGAGCTGGAGGTGTCGGAGTACAACCGCCAGGCAGGACTGGCGCCGTaaccccccccagcctgtcGGCCACAGTCACGCCCGATAATCATCACCATAAAGTGGAAGAGTCCAATAAAAAAGGCTGCTTTAAATGACTTTGTCttcattcattaaaataatTCAATGAGATTTAAACTCGACCAAATTCAACCCATAAAAACAGTCAAATCCCAGTTTTTGTGGGAATGGGCGTGTTTCTCACTCACCCCTGGTCAGTTCCAGAGGTCACCTCCAGAGGTCAGACAGCCGGAGGCGGAGCCAAGGTGACGGCGCTTGATCTCCATCATTCCACTGGATCTAGTTAGGTGTTACTGTGGTTGGTCATTTTCTAAAGGAATACTCTTCTAAATAGAATTGTTTTCTTCTGAGGAACAAAAAGTATAAATGCAGATTGTGTCCAAACTTTATTGACAGAAtcataaaacacagaaaagatgAAGCTCATATACACGCAGACAACAAATAAAGAGACAGCAGcagttttcctgttttactcTGAATATTAATGTTTGCTGGACACACAGTAGAACAGAAGATCCTCTCTGTTGGAACACAGTCAGTTTACTTAAAAATATagttattcatttattaacgcaaaaaaaacagcaaccatggaaataaaaaaaataaggacGTTTCATTATCATACAAGCTTATGAAGCAGTAAACATGTAAATTCTAAGAGCAAATTCATTACATTTAACTGTCTCGCTGCGTTTTTGAAAGTATTTACATGGACACTGAATGCATCACAGAAATAAACTGTTCCCGATCACGATCCAGGAGTTCCGTTCTCAGGAATGTTTAAGCCACCTCCACAACTTCATTAAAGGAGTGAGACGTTTGGAGCAATACTGTCAGCTGTCATACTgtaggagtgtgtttgtgtgtgtgagggtgtgtgtgagggaaaaACAATGCCCCACTTCTTCATGGACCTCACGGACCACCTGGGTCCATCAGAGGACCAAGCTCTCGTGCATTTCAACACCGCCGAGGGGAGGGGCCTGCTGAGACGAGCGTCGGCACGGCAACTCTGACCTATGCAGAGGGGAAACGCACAGATTATATCCTTGCTTTTGTTACTGccgcccaccaccagggggtgcTGGTGTGGATCATTCATGTTGGGGTCGATCAGAAATAAAACGTTTAATTGGAATTTACCAAGAGAAACACGTCAAGTCCACGCAGCATCACATGATGGAACAAACGCCGGTCTGCAGAGGTTTGCCATTCCGCGTTTTACCGTacctgaagggaaaaaaaggggtcGTTTAGCCTCCACCTCATAAACGGAAGTAAAGAAGCTCAGGCGAAGCTTGGACAAACCCGTTGAGGTTGGCGGGCTCTGAGTGGTAGACGTGCTTGCCCTGCTCGGCGATGGTGGGCGCGTGGTGGGCGACCAGGTGGCTCTGCGCGGCCTTCAGAGGGTGGTAGTTGCTCTTCAGGTCCACCTGGTTCGCGACCAAGGGCAGCAGATTCGTGCCGGCTATTTTCTCGCCATTTTCCACCACTTTTGGAGCGAGATTCCTGCCGTTTTTTTCCAAGGAGGACGTGTCGGTCACCTTGATGTCGGGGATGCTGACCTTCTTCAGGACCAGGTCGGAATGAGCCAACTGCATCTTCTTCATGTGGTTGATGGCTACAGTAGCATTAAAGGCTTGCTGGCAACAGACACAGAAGACGGAAAATCAGGTTATGATGGTTTCTTAAGGTTCTCGTGACTTCTGGGATTCTAAATCAGAGGAAATGCTGATTCTCCCTCTCTATTCAGATGATGCTGCGCTCACTAAAATCATTATTTAGGTCCGTTTGTCCACTCAGGGCTACTGTAGAACTGAGGAAGACGTCCGTTTGAGGTGACAGAAAATGGAAAGTGTTCTGAATCTGTTGTTCAGATTCATGTTTAAGAGTCATTTTTACTGCTGGACAATCAAGGGCGCCGAGTTCTGCCCTGCGTCAGCCGTGATTGTCTGTGATTACAGAACACTATCTTATTAAAACTGCTCTTAATCAGGACGGATTAAGGTGGAGTCTTGATTAATCTGCCAGAAACTTTAGATCCTTAACAAGATTACGGGACCGAGGCCAAGAACTCGGCGGTCACTGACCTTCCACTTAGTCTTGGCAAAGTTCTTCTGCATCTGAACGCTGACGGAGTAATAGATGTCCTGGCTGCGGGCCGTCTTTCCGATGATCCTGGAAAttgcacaacacaacagaaagcTTACATTTATTTCAGGGCGGCGGTAAATCCTAAAGCCTTTACGTGATTGGAATGCGGGCGCCTAAATGACCCAGTGTTGTGTCACGATCTGCTACTGTTCCCACTATCTGCTGCCCCCACTGCATGGAAACATCGACGGCCCTCACCAGGGGTGTCGGAGCGCCTGTTCGGGGCTGTAGCGCATGCTGGGGTTCTTCTGCATCATGTTGCGGATGAAATCTTTAGCTGCAGATGAAAAGCACACGCGTGAGCGCCCGAAGCGTCGTTCTCAGAGGAAATGCTGCCGCCCGGCTCGTTACCAGATTCAGAAATGTCGTCCCAAAAGGGCGAGTCGAACTCGTACTGCGCCTTCATGATCTTGGAGAAGAGTCTGGACTCGCTTTCTTCGTAAAAAGGCGGGTATCCGCAGAGGCTGCGACATTTGATGACATCCCGCGTTAGCAAACAGGTTCCAGAGGATCCCAAACAAGCCGAGCGGGCGCTCTGATACTCACAGGATGTAAGTGATGACCCCGATGGACCAGCAGTCCACCGCTTTGCTGTAGGGTTTCTGCGCCAGAACCTCGGGAGCTgaaggtgaagatgatgatcagcaaaggcagagacagggacacaGACGTGTGCGTCCAGGATAAAGACGTCACAACGGAACGCGGCGGCGTCTCTCCTTACCCACATATCCAGGGGTTCCACACGCCGTGGACATGATGTCATTGTCCACCATCTTGGACAAGCCGAAATCGCTGATCATGATTTTGGAGTTCTCGTCCTGGCTGTAGTAAAGGATGTTCTcgggctgcacacacacacacacacacacacggattccATCACCACCACTTTGTCACTTCATGCTCAATCAACTAAAGTCACTGGATTATTCGGAGAAGAGGATCGGTGCATTTACCTTGAGGTCCCGGTGCACAATGCCGTTTTGGTGCAGGTAGCTAAcggcctccaggacctgctggatcACACAGCTGGCGTCCTTCTCAGAGTACACGCCTCGGTCCAGGATACGGTCAAAGAGCTCGCCGCCAGAAACACTGAAACCAGAAACTGGGGTTTGATTTTTATCCCCTGGATGATGTTagaatgagatgatgaagatgaaacactCACAGCTGCATGATCAGATAGTAATGGGTCCGACTCTCGTAAAACTCCTCCATCCCCACAACGTTCTCGTGCTTGATTCTGTAAAAAAGGGGTGATTTTACTGCCCGTCTCACAGAAACATGTCcgtcaaaacagaaaaaaactcaAACCTTCTCAGCACAGTGATCTCGTTCTCCAGGTTGAGATctctcttctgtttcttcttcacacACTTCATGGCAAACCTCTTTCccgtcttcttctccttcaccaTGTACACCTCTGAGAAGGCACCTCTGTTAAACAACAGACAACCAACACAAAGAGCTGTGATTTGAACCATTTCAAGGATAAAAATAAGATGGAGCAGTTCAATGCACCCAAACGCcccgggggaagggggggggggtgttttggcTAAACAGTCAGGCCTCGCATGTATGTCCCTGCATCTTCATCCCGGTCTGGGAATAGATGTTCTACCCAGAAGATTAGCCACATTATCCCTGACGTCATGGAataggtggtggcctgaggacTGGAGGCGCGCAGGTCAAACTGAGCATGTGCGGCTGGGAACAGTTACAGGTCAGGCGGGAGCCAGACATGGTCACCACGACCCTGACCCCCGTCTGGacactggagctgcaggagaattGATTCATTCACAGCTCTTTAGAAACACTAACTCCTCACAGCTTAAACTCCTCACATCTTAAACACTCATCAGTGAACATCAAAattttgttggtgtttttagGCTTTGCAGCCAGGTGAGATCCAGGTTAGTAGATGCTGTTCTGTTTCAACATGTGTTGAAAACATCTGTAATCTTCATATACAGTACTTGATCATGAAAAACCTTAACATCCCATTGCTCTTCAGACGTCTCCTTGGTGACCACAGCTCATTTAAATCCTTAAGATCTCCTTGAAGCTTATTGCAGTGCTCCAGAGAAGTCATCAATCACACAAGTGGAACCTTCTGCTGATGCACAAGCTCTCTGGAAACGCACGTAATCGTTGCTCTGAGTAataaatgatgatgaggataatTCTGAGCTTTGAGTCCCACCTAACCCCTGAAGAGGCAGCTTCCGCTCACATGTTTACAGGACTGTGATGAGGCCCAGTGGGGGGGCTGTACTGCTGTGATCTCCTGTCCCTCATGGATTCTAGCCTTTGTAGTTGCAGAAACCAGGATGGAAAAAGTAAACCTTGGAGTCAACAAACAGCTCACCAGCAAGAAAGAAGGTCACACAGGGGCTCATTTTCTATTTCTCGGGGCGGGGAGGGGGTAAAAGGTGCAGATGTTTCCATGTCCTTTACTCAGCCTGCTGACGTCTCACTGTTGGACTCTGCTCTGCATCCTGACACTTAGAGCGCTCAAATACCTGCTAATTACCATCGCTAGCGTCACAGAAATTAGGCCAGGACAAGAGGGCAATCAAGTGCAtgggtgcgcgtgtgtgtatgtgtgtgtgtgtgtgtgtgtgtgtctgtgtgtgtgtctgtgtctgtgtgtgtgcgtgagagagagataTCATGCACTATTTATTGTTCCTCTAGTAAGCATCAATAGTGTCGTTTACTTTAGTCATAtaagaaataaacacaaacataacGTTGATCTTCTCATGCTTGAGCTGCACTAAAAACCTGGGAGGAACTCATGAATGCATGAAATGAAAGAATCCACTGCTAAATGAGAAAGGAAACATTCTGAAAACTCATGAAAGTGTCACTGAATGACCCAGAATTCTGGAGTCAACGGACAGAACCAGGCCAGACGGAAGAAAGTTCTCTCTCCAGAACCTCTCAGTCAAACACATGAGAACATTGTGAATGACTccagcaggaataaataaaCTATGTTCAGCCCtccaaaagcaacatttcattttccactCATTGCAACATGAcctgtgatttttgttttggagatgacatcacttcctgtcttttatcTCCTCATATGTCCTGTTAGCCACCATGAACCCATGTTGCCATGACATTACTGCACACAAGTATAAATGAATATTGCTGAAATATATGTGTGGTGCTGTGGTACTCTATATGTGGGGGAATTTCCTGCCGAGGCTCCGGCCACAACCCAGTAAACAATACGAGTGCAGTCATTTTCGATGAGGCTCATTTCTAAGCAATATCACTGTGAAATTTTGTCTGTGCAGTTTTGTTTATTGGTTTTAAGTTAAGAAGAACTTTAGAAGAAATCATGTTGCTTTTTGCTATGAATGAGCCGTTAAGCCGACTGCAACCATCCAGGACATCCTGCAACCACCAGAGCGTCGCGTTACCTAAGAGTCAGATTCCCCGTGTGAATCCAATCAAAGCTGTAATCTGTCCTGCAGGCTGAGCTGGTTGTGAGGTAAGACGCCAAGACCGAGGCACAAACAAGCAAACGTCCAGCCAACGACAGAAATTCTGTTCAAGTATTCATTTAACACCTGCGGTCGCGTCTCTCGGGGACGTTTGTCACTGGGACTCTTGGATGGTTTGATCTCAAATTCAGCTGagctgaagaagcagagaaaagtgTACTCACGATCCCAGCTCCTCCAATATGTCAAAGACCTCCTGGATGTCCTCTGTGGTCTTCTTCCACACGTGATCGGCCTCCTGGCGACCCATGTCTGCAGACGTCTGAGCAGCAACTTCTCTTCACAGCTGCCGGGACAAAGACAAAGGGGAGCGATGTCAACAGCACCAGAGCTGACAATGGTCCTAATGCACTAATCCAGGCTCATCATCCAGACTCcttcatcatcataatcatcaagACCTTCAGGATTACTGAGCAGCCATGAGAAAGCACGCGCTGCCTGTGCCACTCAGACTGTCTGCAGCCGGACAAGCAGACGACTCAGACAATAATCCCAGAGATGtgaaggtgctgcagcaccaggaCGGGTCAGGAGGAGCCGTCAGACTGAAAAATAATCTGAAGGGTAATCAATGGAAATCCAGAGCACTGTTGGATAAAGAGTCCCTTAAAGCCTTCACTGACACCCGCTAAACTCTTGCACCTTTAACTAGATTCTTCCTTGACTGACTTATCCAATAAAagtgaagaagcagagaaggaTTAACCTTAAAGCAGCGGGTCACCCAGTTGGGATTCCTGGCCTCGTTTCCATTATATAAGATGAGCGGTAACACTTGAGCTGCACagcttaaaaaacaacaaatcttccttcatttcttatGAAACCTCCTCCATCCTGTTAAAAGCCCCCCAGGAAAGAACAGCGGTTTGTTTCATCCATACACATGAGAGAAATGATGCTTCACTTCCAGATGCAGATGCTTTAACATGCTCACTGTAACACAAAGCAGCTGAGTTCTGGAGGCACAACAGGCACAAAAGAATCGGAAACACAGACAGAGTGCAGCTGCAGAGTCTGGACGAGCTCCCCCAGCTTCAAAAACACTCCGCAGCTCCACACATCAAAGAAAGGACGTTCTAGaagcattcattcattcactgaCAGTCGGAGACTCACCGAGAGATCGTTCCAGCTCAGCTTTGGCTCCGCAGCCTGCAGTTGTCACCGAGGTCTGCAGAGATTAACTTGACCGGGACTTTGTGGAGATCAGGctcctggtgggaggagccaacAGTCCCCCGGGCGCTAATTCACACTTTCATCTTTCCATGTTTCACAAAGGTAAAACACCAAAACGAAAGCAGGCCGACATAAAGATATGTTCTAACATAACCcgaaaataacagaaatatgAAACCCAAACTATCGCATTAAGCTTTAAATCTTAGAATCCCTAGAATTCTACAGCATCATCGGGTATCTCATGACTCCTGAACCTTTAACAGCCACATAAATCACTGCAAAAGACTAAAGTCTGGTGAAATGAG
This genomic window from Takifugu rubripes chromosome 3, fTakRub1.2, whole genome shotgun sequence contains:
- the LOC101067606 gene encoding tyrosine-protein kinase STYK1 isoform X1, which encodes MVILEGLEICVHLQASESSRPLAVIVIPCLLTLGTVLVVALIFYSLHKNKERVRSAAANFRNDQRAASMTEAGSGILKSQALLQSWEIPEECVIEGLEFWKTGHYGPICKGQLKNRNGSSSAVVVKSLRDNSDQCEVQEFVDWILFHATVCKHENVVQMLFCQTKAQPFSLILDAYSPGNLLSFLWMLRNGESEDPLLHFSERSVFLVARQVAAGLDHLMSDHRLVHGDVAARNILIGPDLSARVAGLGLAFGARNPGSAARRRAAEVPLKWQAPERIMMQLSIDRSDVWSFGILLYELITLGSAPYPELDPQSVLPKLQRSYRMKRPYDCGGPLYDLMRYCWMWSFKDRPAFSAIIKLLDSSLHLAATEAICAPELEVSEYNRQAGLAP
- the LOC101067606 gene encoding tyrosine-protein kinase STYK1 isoform X4; translated protein: MCSLTGVSLHKNKERVRSAAANFRNDQRAASMTEAGSGILKSQALLQSWEIPEECVIEGLEFWKTGHYGPICKGQLKNRNGSSSAVVVKSLRDNSDQCEVQEFVDWILFHATVCKHENVVQMLFCQTKAQPFSLILDAYSPGNLLSFLWMLRNGESEDPLLHFSERSVFLVARQVAAGLDHLMSDHRLVHGDVAARNILIGPDLSARVAGLGLAFGARNPGSAARRRAAEVPLKWQAPERIMMQLSIDRSDVWSFGILLYELITLGSAPYPELDPQSVLPKLQRSYRMKRPYDCGGPLYDLMRYCWMWSFKDRPAFSAIIKLLDSSLHLAATEAICAPELEVSEYNRQAGLAP
- the LOC101067606 gene encoding tyrosine-protein kinase STYK1 isoform X2, with amino-acid sequence MAADPRGCGNNTLLSCYEESSRPLAVIVIPCLLTLGTVLVVALIFYSLHKNKERVRSAAANFRNDQRAASMTEAGSGILKSQALLQSWEIPEECVIEGLEFWKTGHYGPICKGQLKNRNGSSSAVVVKSLRDNSDQCEVQEFVDWILFHATVCKHENVVQMLFCQTKAQPFSLILDAYSPGNLLSFLWMLRNGESEDPLLHFSERSVFLVARQVAAGLDHLMSDHRLVHGDVAARNILIGPDLSARVAGLGLAFGARNPGSAARRRAAEVPLKWQAPERIMMQLSIDRSDVWSFGILLYELITLGSAPYPELDPQSVLPKLQRSYRMKRPYDCGGPLYDLMRYCWMWSFKDRPAFSAIIKLLDSSLHLAATEAICAPELEVSEYNRQAGLAP
- the LOC101067606 gene encoding tyrosine-protein kinase STYK1 isoform X3 codes for the protein MWQQYFAVLLLHKNKERVRSAAANFRNDQRAASMTEAGSGILKSQALLQSWEIPEECVIEGLEFWKTGHYGPICKGQLKNRNGSSSAVVVKSLRDNSDQCEVQEFVDWILFHATVCKHENVVQMLFCQTKAQPFSLILDAYSPGNLLSFLWMLRNGESEDPLLHFSERSVFLVARQVAAGLDHLMSDHRLVHGDVAARNILIGPDLSARVAGLGLAFGARNPGSAARRRAAEVPLKWQAPERIMMQLSIDRSDVWSFGILLYELITLGSAPYPELDPQSVLPKLQRSYRMKRPYDCGGPLYDLMRYCWMWSFKDRPAFSAIIKLLDSSLHLAATEAICAPELEVSEYNRQAGLAP
- the camk1gb gene encoding calcium/calmodulin-dependent protein kinase IGb; protein product: MGRQEADHVWKKTTEDIQEVFDILEELGSGAFSEVYMVKEKKTGKRFAMKCVKKKQKRDLNLENEITVLRRIKHENVVGMEEFYESRTHYYLIMQLVSGGELFDRILDRGVYSEKDASCVIQQVLEAVSYLHQNGIVHRDLKPENILYYSQDENSKIMISDFGLSKMVDNDIMSTACGTPGYVAPEVLAQKPYSKAVDCWSIGVITYILLCGYPPFYEESESRLFSKIMKAQYEFDSPFWDDISESAKDFIRNMMQKNPSMRYSPEQALRHPWIIGKTARSQDIYYSVSVQMQKNFAKTKWKQAFNATVAINHMKKMQLAHSDLVLKKVSIPDIKVTDTSSLEKNGRNLAPKVVENGEKIAGTNLLPLVANQVDLKSNYHPLKAAQSHLVAHHAPTIAEQGKHVYHSEPANLNGYGKTRNGKPLQTGVCSIM